From a single Leptidea sinapis chromosome 1, ilLepSina1.1, whole genome shotgun sequence genomic region:
- the LOC126964790 gene encoding josephin-2 gives MSSMPTIYHEKQVKELCALHALNNLFQKSNTYSKSDLDSICSRLSPNVWINPHRSILGFGNYDINVIMAALQKNGCEAIWFDKRKDPGCLNLANICGFILNVPSDYKLGFVMLPIRRRHWIAIRQIQGNFYNLDSKLDAPQLIGRSADLIAYLKEQLDSKEKELFIVVSREVEEKQLWINQYSMNNSILTSDVKQEMLPICNSEDSVNSSYDYNNRDAECLRLHEVRDYTSIENNA, from the exons ATGAGTTCAATGCCGACAATTTACCATGAAAAGCAAGTTAAAGAACTTTGTGCTTTACAcgccttaaataatttatttcag AAAAGCAATACTTACTCCAAGTCAGATTTAGATTCAATATGCAGCAGATTATCACCAAATGTGTGGATCAATCCTCATCGATCAATCTTGGGTTTTGGAAATTATGACATTAATGTTATTATGGCAGCACTGCAGAAAAATGGATGTGAGGCCATTTGGTTTGATAAGAGAAA AGACCCAGGCTGTTTGAATTTGGCAAATATTTGTGGTTTTATCCTGAATGTGCCATCAGACTACAAACTTGGTTTTGTAATGCTGCCAATCCGGAGGCGCCACTGGATTGCAATCAGACAAATACAAggaaacttttataatttagaCTCTAAGTTGGATGCTCCACAATTGATAGGCAGA AGTGCAGACCTTATAGCATATTTAAAAGAACAATTAGACAGTAAAGAAAAGGAACTGTTCATTGTGGTCAGTCGTGAGGTAGAAGAAAAGCAGCTCTGGATAAATCAGTATTCCATGAACAACAGCATATTAACCAGCGATGTGAAACAGGAGATGCTTCCTATTTGTAACAGTGAGGACAGTGTTAACTCGAGTTATGATTACAACAACCGCGACGCTGAGTGCCTGAGGTTGCATGAAGTGAGAGACTATACAAGCATAGAGAACAATGCATAA
- the LOC126964805 gene encoding apolipoprotein D-like, translated as MGDFRVSALTRLYFILFCMIVKAVISTGLGRCPIYPQLPNYDIGKMTGTWYEVERSFHLMEIAASCTELEVAMNEKGYYVINVHTINRWTGNPSVSYGLGIPSYAGSSAFRYKLNNRMPYVIGRLLPGAGQYNVLFTDYDQFAILWSCSNYNLAHSDRIWLLGRKRDIEASLRAQIYGIMQDLNLDPDRLIISKNNNCTQIPDIDEAKYTS; from the exons ATGGGTGACTTTAGAGTGAGTGCTCTTActagattatattttatattattttgtatgatagTTAAGGCTGTGATAAGTACGGGTTTAGGAAGATGTCCAATTTACCCGCAGTTACCCAATTACGATATCGGAAAG ATGACAGGAACCTGGTATGAAGTGGAACGATCATTCCACCTGATGGAGATCGCGGCGAGTTGTACTGAACTGGAAGTAGCCATGAACGAGAAAGGATATTACGTCATCAACGTCCACACGATCAATAGATG GACTGGGAATCCTTCAGTTTCATATGGACTGGGCATCCCTAGCTACGCGGGCTCGTCTGCGTTCCGGTACAAGCTCAACAACCGGATGCCGTACGTGATCGGCCGGTTGTTGCCCGGCGCCGGCCAGTACAACGTGCTCTTCACTGATTATGACCAGTTCGCCATTCTCTGGTCTTGTTCTAACTACAACCTTGCTCATTCAG ATCGCATTTGGCTGCTTGGAAGAAAACGCGATATAGAAGCAAGCCTTCGGGCGCAGATCTACGGCATCATGCAGGACCTGAATCTAGATCCTGATCGACTCATCATCTCCAAGAATAACAACTGCACACAAATACCAGACATTGATGAGGCCAAATACACTTCATAA